The following are encoded together in the Ranitomeya imitator isolate aRanImi1 chromosome 4, aRanImi1.pri, whole genome shotgun sequence genome:
- the TMEM102 gene encoding transmembrane protein 102 isoform X2, whose protein sequence is MDTSYGSPTTARVQPLPSPNAFLLLSGGLCSGSLDVSPTDLGSPSPFVCHSISYTVLVPIIRLPSPDLLSQLSPCHYSLPSSTWSSAPSEPHTSHLSPHDVSMWFSASLLSRVSSLSETSLTLQGAEHWGSSVSILLSTSTLLIRFDIVPVVEVQGWPPGVQDLEDLVAEDGLGPKVFHLLPWGADGRWRVGLPGVELYMRRFLHPALSRVLRASKAVLGQILQEKGAPGPYVVWVTLFQAIQRLPRGYLNQGHNAALCFLGLLEELSRLFLKGSCPNPFLRGCDLLLGSSHGPHLARHISEIRAHPAKYLRAVIRDAKEVVKGGDKGEKEEVEEKEERGSGCHTS, encoded by the exons ATGGACACCTCCTATGGGTCTCCCACCACAG CTCGAGTTCAGCCTTTGCCTTCTCCGAACGCATTTCTGCTTCTTTCTGGTGGCCTATGCTCCGGCTCCCTTGATGTGTCGCCAACAGATTTGGGATCTCCCTCGCCCTTTGTATGCCATTCTATTTCTTACACCGTTTTAGTGCCCATCATCCGCCTACCTTCCCCTGACCTCCTTTCACAGTTGAGCCCATGCCACTATTCTCTGCCATCCTCTACCTGGAGCTCAGCACCTTCTGAGCCCCACACTTCACACCTCTCACCACACGATGTGTCCATGTGGTtcagtgcctcactgctgtctaggGTGTCAAGCCTCTCCGAGACGTCTCTGACACTGCAGGGAGCTGAACATTGGGGCAGCAGTGTCTCCATCCTCCTATCTACCTCCACTCTGTTAATTCGCTTTGACATTGTCCCTGTGGTTGAGGTCCAGGGTTGGCCCCCAGGGgtccaggacctggaagacttggtgGCAGAGGATGGCTTAGGTCCCAAGGTCTTCCACCTCCTCCCCTGGGGTGCTGATGGACGGTGGAGAGTGGGCCTCCCAGGCGTAGAGCTATATATGAGGAGGTTCCTGCATCCTGCACTCTCCCGAGTTCTCAGAGCCTCTAAAGCTGTCCTGGGGCAGATTCTGCAGGAAAAAGGGGCCCCAGGGCCCTATGTTGTGTGGGTCACCCTCTTCCAGGCCATTCAGAGGCTGCCACGGGGCTATCTAAATCAGGGGCACAATGCAGCCTTGTGCTTTTTGGGGCTTTTGGAGGAACTTTCCCGCTTGTTTTTGAAGGGCTCCTGCCCTAACCCGTTCCTGCGGGGATGTGACCTCCTTCTGGGCAGTTCCCATGGGCCTCACCTGGCACGGCACATCTCCGAGATCAGAGCCCATCCAGCCAAGTACCTGCGGGCAGTGATCAGAGATGCCAAGGAGGTGGTGAAAGGTGGGGACAAGGGAGagaaagaggaggtggaggagaaggaggaaaggGGCTCCGGGTGTCACACCAGCTAG